A single genomic interval of Cucumis sativus cultivar 9930 chromosome 5, Cucumber_9930_V3, whole genome shotgun sequence harbors:
- the LOC105435551 gene encoding uncharacterized protein LOC105435551 isoform X2 — translation MRKLDTMIEVVKRVKELGIEPKATMFLHALRVRSSMNDSTWEKKINVLKSLGWSEKEILTAFKKCPLYLIRSEEKMRVVADFCFNTAKLDPEVVIFYPKLFMCALDNRLRRRYKVLEVLKAKNLLKSKKIAWMLLVAEKRFVEICVLKHLDEIPNLMDVYRGNVAAETSSVQ, via the coding sequence ATGCGAAAGCTTGATACAATGATTGAAGTAGTCAAAAGGGTTAAAGAATTGGGCATTGAACCAAAGGCTACTATGTTTCTTCATGCACTTAGAGTAAGGAGTTCAATGAATGATTCAACttgggagaagaaaataaatgttttgaagAGTTTAGGATGGTCTGAGAAGGAGATTCTTACAGCATTTAAGAAATGTCCACTTTATTTAATTCGTTCAGAGGAGAAAATGAGGGTTGTTGCAGATTTCTGTTTCAACACTGCAAAGTTGGATCCAGAAGTTGTAATTTTTTACCCTAAGTTATTCATGTGTGCACTGGACAACCGGCTCCGACGGAGGTACAAAGTTCTTGAGGTTTTAAAGGCTAAAAATCTTCTTAAGAGTAAAAAGATTGCTTGGATGCTTTTAGTAGCGGAGAAAAGATTTGTGGAGATTTGTGTTCTTAAGCATTTGGATGAAATCCCAAATCTTATGGACGTGTACCGGGGCAATGTCGCAGCCGAAACCAGTTCTGTTCAATAG
- the LOC105435551 gene encoding uncharacterized protein LOC105435551 isoform X1 → MKNEGVPSWRIATLIVTQPRTIMRKLDTMIEVVKRVKELGIEPKATMFLHALRVRSSMNDSTWEKKINVLKSLGWSEKEILTAFKKCPLYLIRSEEKMRVVADFCFNTAKLDPEVVIFYPKLFMCALDNRLRRRYKVLEVLKAKNLLKSKKIAWMLLVAEKRFVEICVLKHLDEIPNLMDVYRGNVAAETSSVQ, encoded by the exons ATGAAAAA TGAAGGTGTACCTTCTTGGAGAATAGCGACACTGATTGTAACGCAGCCTAGAACTATAATGCGAAAGCTTGATACAATGATTGAAGTAGTCAAAAGGGTTAAAGAATTGGGCATTGAACCAAAGGCTACTATGTTTCTTCATGCACTTAGAGTAAGGAGTTCAATGAATGATTCAACttgggagaagaaaataaatgttttgaagAGTTTAGGATGGTCTGAGAAGGAGATTCTTACAGCATTTAAGAAATGTCCACTTTATTTAATTCGTTCAGAGGAGAAAATGAGGGTTGTTGCAGATTTCTGTTTCAACACTGCAAAGTTGGATCCAGAAGTTGTAATTTTTTACCCTAAGTTATTCATGTGTGCACTGGACAACCGGCTCCGACGGAGGTACAAAGTTCTTGAGGTTTTAAAGGCTAAAAATCTTCTTAAGAGTAAAAAGATTGCTTGGATGCTTTTAGTAGCGGAGAAAAGATTTGTGGAGATTTGTGTTCTTAAGCATTTGGATGAAATCCCAAATCTTATGGACGTGTACCGGGGCAATGTCGCAGCCGAAACCAGTTCTGTTCAATAG
- the LOC101221401 gene encoding katanin p80 WD40 repeat-containing subunit B1 homolog, whose translation MTTKRAYKLQEFVAHSSAVNCLKIGRKSSRVLVTGGEDFKVNLWAIGKPNAILSLTGHTSGIDSVSFDSSEVLVAAGAASGTIKLWDLEEAKIVRTLTGHRSNCISVDFHPFGEFFASGSLDTNLKIWDIRKKGCIHTYKGHTRGVNAIRFTPDGRWVVSGGEDNTVKLWDLTAGKLLHDFKCHEGQVQCIDFHPHEFLLATGSADKTVKFWDLETFELIGSAGPETSGVRCLTFNPDGRTLLCGLHESLKVFSWEPIRCHDGVEVGWSRLSDLNVHEGKLLGCSYNQSCVGVWVVDITRTEPYAVNNANRLNGRPEPKSSSHLQNENNTKTSFGGLSVSQTSDALLKETKTLGRLSVSQNSDVAKDPKSLSSTGNGPSTPQKINLNAGSKTNLVSSAAVPSAVVPKRNSVKATSTFNNPIFNKSDVIPVIVPRTSSRHEQDDSRKEFDVAGRAVPVSRTNSRQEQDDSRKEFDVAARVMPLSRSNSRHEQDDSRKECDVAGRAAPAPLLSKTTDNRRFPNSRDEVDNPTISVLSESRGLKANDMSTIADNRNSLHGIGSIQGVSAPQKIVKEERYIGSGKNETETKDTTANYKHEDESRGHKISRDASFPEATKGGRLRSHVDWEKRERPNFSRLTYNASPGRAAALENIPLNNGRGYRPSPEKETVSPASDEDTIANVLQQHDQFVNSMQSRSAKLQAVYRHWERHDIKGAVSAMEKMADHAVAADVISIMTNRIEVVTLDICTCILPVLSGLLESDLDRYLDISMEMLVKLVRTFGSVIYSTLSATSSVGVNIEAEQRLERCNLCFIELEKVKRCLPALIRKRGSVAKSAQELNLALQEFQ comes from the exons ATGACTACCAAACGGGCGTACAAGCTAC AAGAATTTGTGGCACATTCTTCCGCTGTCAATTGCCTGAAGATTGGAAGGAAGTCATCCCGCGTTCTTGTCACAGGAGGGGAAGACTTCAAAGTCAATCTCTGGGCTATTGGTAAACCCAATGCCATACTG AGTTTGACTGGCCATACGAGCGGAATAGATTCTGTAAGCTTTGACTCATCAGAAGTGTTGGTAGCTGCAGGGGCTGCTAGTGGCACGATCAAGCTTTGGGATTTGGAGGAGGCCAAAA TTGTTCGAACGCTTACTGGTCATAGATCCAATTGCATTTCTGTGGATTTTCATCCCTTCGGGGAATTCTTTGCTTCTGGGTCCTTGGATACAAATCTTAAGATATGGGACATCAGGAAGAAAGGGTGTATCCACACATACAAAGGTCACACTCGAGGAGTCAATGCAATCAGATTTACTCCAGATGGCCGCTGGGTTGTATCTGGTGGAGAAGACAACACAGTGAAG CTCTGGGATTTAACTGCTGGAAAGCTGTTGCATGATTTTAAGTGCCACGAGGGTCAGGTTCAATGTATAGACTTTCACCCTCATGAATTTTTGCTAGCAACAG GTTCAGCAGATAAAACAGTTAAATTTTGGGACCTGGAAACCTTTGAGTTGATTGGTTCAGCTGGACCTGAG ACCAGTGGAGTCCGTTGTTTAACATTTAATCCCGATGGGAGGACATTGCTTTGCGGATTGCATGAAAGTTTGAAG GTTTTCTCATGGGAACCGATAAGATGTCATGACGGTGTGGAAGTTGGTTGGTCTAGGCTGTCTGATCTTAATGTTCATGAGGGGAAACTTCTTGGTTGTTCGTACAATCAGAGCTGTGTTGGAGTGTGGGTTGTAGATATTACG CGGACAGAGCCGTATGCAGTTAACAATGCTAACAGACTAAATGGTCGACCAGAACCTAAATCCAGCAGTCATCTACAAAATGAGAACAACACCAAGACTAGTTTTGGTGGATTGTCGGTATCACAAACTTCTGATGCACTATTGAAGGAAACCAAAACATTGGGAAGATTGTCAGTTTCTCAAAATTCAGACGTTGCCAAGGATCCAAAATCTTTGTCGT CCACAGGAAATGGACCAAGTACTCCTCAAAAGATCAATTTAAATGCTGGCTCAAAAACTAATTTGGTTAGCTCAGCAGCAGTACCTAGTGCAGTGGTGCCGAAGAGAAACTCTGTGAAGGCTACTTCAACATTCAACAATCCCATCTTCAATAAGTCAGATGTGATACCTGTAATCGTACCCAGGACAAGTTCAAGGCATGAGCAGGATGATTCTAGAAAGGAGTTTGATGTTGCTGGAAGAGCAGTCCCTGTATCAAGGACAAATTCAAGGCAAGAGCAGGATGATTCTAGAAAAGAATTTGATGTTGCTGCAAGAGTAATGCCACTGTCCAGGTCAAATTCAAGGCACGAGCAGGATGATTCAAGAAAGGAATGCGACGTTGCTGGAAGAGCAGCTCCAGCACCATTGCTATCCAAAACTACTGATAACAGGAGGTTTCCAAATAGTAGAGACGAAGTTGATAATCCAACTATCTCTGTGCTTTCTGAATCCAGAGGTTTGAAGGCAAATGACATGAGCACCATTGCAGATAATAGGAATTCCTTGCATGGCATTGGTTCAATTCAAGGAGTATCTGCTCCACAGAAGATtgtgaaagaagaaagatatatTGGATCTGGCAAGAatgaaacagaaacaaaagatACAACAGCAAACTACAAGCACGAAG ATGAATCAAGAGGCCATAAAATAAGCAGGGATGCATCTTTTCCTGAAGCTACAAAAGGAG GGAGATTGCGTTCACATGTGGATTgggagaaaagagagagaccTAATTTTAGCCGGCTAACGTATAATGCCTCCCCTGGAAGAGCAGCTGCACTTGAAAATATTCCATTAAATAACGGG AGAGGATATCGTCCATCTCCTGAGAAAGAAACAGTATCACCTGCAAGTGATGAGGATACCATAGCAAATGTTCTACAACAACACGACCAATTTGTCAACTCGATGCAATCTCGGTCGGCAAAATTGCAA GCAGTCTATAGACATTGGGAAAGACATGACATTAAAGGAGCGGTTTCTGCAATGGAGAAAATGGCTGATCATGCA GTTGCTGCCGATGTAATTAGTATTATGACCAATAGAATTGAAGTTGTCACCTTAGACATCTGCACTTGTATTCTTCCAGTTCTCTCTGGCCTCCTTGAAAGTGACTTGGATAG GTATTTAGACATTTCTATGGAAATGCTAGTGAAGCTGGTGAGGACGTTCGGTTCAGTGATCTATTCAACATTGTCGGCGACATCATCTGTGGGTGTAAACATAGAAGCAGAGCAAAG GTTGGAGCGATGTAATCTATGCTTCATCGAGCTTGAAAAAGTTAAGCGCTGCCTGCCAGCCCTTATAAG AAAAAGGGGATCGGTAGCAAAGTCAGCACAGGAGTTGAATCTTGCTCTTCAGGAATTTCAATGA
- the LOC101211689 gene encoding uncharacterized protein LOC101211689, translating into MSVFNGIGLGLAFTNPNSTCIFHSNTRFFPQSLTSIPEFRPISLRSRALLSENGDDSKFDAVSTSTPTATDAKKSSGTSARSRRLLKLREEKRKREHDRLHNYPAWAKVLEDACKNDAELRAVLGDSIGNPEEMRKKVEERVRRKGRDFQKSKTGSILAFKVSFRDFNPLDSYIWFELIGSPTDRDVDLIGSVIQSWYVMGRLGAFNSSNLQLANSSMEYNPVYDADKGFKVMQSSFHDISDVEFQDNWGRVWVDLGTSDYFAIDVLLNCLTVLSSEYLGIQQVVFGGRRMGDWEEGMTSPDYGYKSFKI; encoded by the exons ATGTCCGTGTTCAATGGCATCGGATTAGGGTTAGCTTTTACGAATCCCAATTCCACTTGcatttttcattctaataCAAGATTTTTCCCACAATCCCTCACTTCAATTCCTGAATTTCGTCCAATTTCACTTCGTTCTCGTGCATTGCTTTCTGAAAATGGCGATGATTCTAAGTTTGACGCTGTGAGTACTTCTACACCCACTGCTACTGATGCTAAGAAGAGCTCTGGAACCTCTGCTAGAAGTCGTCGATTGCTTAAGCTTCGTGAAGAGAAACGCAAACGAGAACATGATCGTCTCCACAATTATCCTGCTTGGGCGaa AGTGTTGGAAGATGCCTGCAAAAACGATGCGGAATTACGAGCTGTTCTTGGCGATAGCATTGGCAATCCAGAGGAGATGAGAAAAAAG GTTGAAGAGAGAGTACGGAGGAAGGGTAGAGATTTCCAAAAGTCTAAAACGGGTTCCATCCTTGCCTTCAAAGTCAGCTTTAGAGA CTTCAATCCTCTTGATTCCTACATATGGTTTGAGCTGATTGGATCACCAACTGATCGAGATGTTGATCTTATTGGCAGT GTTATCCAGTCATGGTATGTCATGGGTCGATTGGGGGCCTTTAACTCTTCAAATTTGCAG CTGGCGAATTCATCCATGGAGTACAATCCTGTCTACGATGCAGATAAAGGGTTTAAAGTGATGCAGTCATCATTTCATGATATCAGTGATGTTGAGTTTCAGGACAACTGGGGCCGGGTTTG GGTCGACCTCGGTACGTCTGATTATTTCGCCATCGATGTTCTATTGAACTGCTTGACTGTTCTAAGCTCAGA ATATTTAGGCATCCAACAAGTTGTGTTTGGTGGACGTCGAATGGGCGATTGGGAAGAAGGGATGACAAGTCCTGACTATGGGTACAAGtctttcaaaatctaa
- the LOC101221641 gene encoding transcription termination factor MTERF9, chloroplastic-like has translation MSKISSSFFLHFIHKRFLNTISTSTLPSPSVSTIQFLQNSCALSSGSPTSTGRKLQFDEKHLQQYEAIIGFFKSHGFENSQIAKLVSRKPQILHCKVPNNLKPKVEFLQEIGFIGPLLPKLIITNPSILLCSLDSHLKPSFCLIKEMLESDEQVTAAICRSSWLLTFDSKGIIKPNCDVLVSEGVPSRNIAKLIQVQPRAVMQKVDRFIQVVQTVKELGIEPKARLFIHALRVRSSLSDSNWKKKINVLKSLGLSEKEILTAFKKEPKYLACSEEKIRDVADFCFNTAKLDPETVISYPTIFMSALDKLRQRYKVLEALKVKSLLKNVKILPRALVRAERDFMEMYVVKHLDKIPNLMDIYRGNVAAETKSVL, from the coding sequence ATGTCCAAaatttcctcctctttttttctacatttcaTCCATAAACGTTTTCTCAATACCATTTCTACTTCTACATTGCCTTCACCCTCTGTTTCTACCATCCAATTCCTCCAAAATTCATGTGCCCTTTCTTCTGGATCTCCTACCTCCACCGGTCGAAAGCTCCAATTCGATGAAAAACACCTCCAGCAGTACGAAGCCATTATCGGTTTCTTCAAGTCACATGGATTCGAGAATTCACAGATCGCCAAGTTGGTCTCTAGGAAACCTCAGATTCTTCACTGCAAAGTACCCAACAATCTGAAGCCTAAAGTTGAGTTCCTCCAGGAAATCGGATTTATCGGTCCTTTACTTCCTAAGCTAATTATAACAAACCCTTCAATTCTTCTCTGTAGCTTAGATTCTCACTTGAAACCATCATTTTGTCTCATAAAGGAAATGCTTGAATCTGATGAACAAGTAACTGCTGCTATTTGTCGTTCTTCGTGGCTTCTAACTTTTGATTCTAAGGGTATTATAAAACCTAATTGTGATGTTTTGGTCAGTGAAGGAGTACCTTCTAGGAATATAGCGAAGTTGATTCAAGTGCAGCCTAGAGCTGTTATGCAAAAGGTTGATAGATTTATTCAAGTTGTGCAAACGGTTAAAGAATTGGGCATTGAACCAAAGGCTCGTTTGTTTATTCATGCACTTAGAGTAAGGAGTTCATTGAGTGATtcaaattggaagaagaaaataaatgttttgaagAGTTTAGGATTGTCTGAGAAGGAGATTCTTACAGCATTTAAGaaagaaccaaaatatttagcTTGTTCAGAGGAGAAAATAAGGGATGTTGCCGATTTCTGTTTCAACACAGCAAAGTTGGATCCAGAAACTGTAATTTCTTACCCTACGATATTCATGAGTGCACTTGACAAGCTCCGACAGAGGTACAAAGTTCTTGAGGCTTTGAAGGTGAAAAGTCTTCTTAAGAACGTAAAGATCCTCCCTCGGGCGCTTGTACGGGCGGAGAGAGACTTTATGGAGATGTATGTTGTTAAGCATTTGGATAAAATCCCAAATCTGATGGACATATACCGGGGCAATGTCGCAGCCGAAACCAAATCTGTTCTATAG
- the LOC101212167 gene encoding alpha-galactosidase-like precursor translates to MECRSYCKAPAVVVFVLAFSLVMLETTVSATSRMTEIASDGDLLRRNLLANGLGVTPPMGWNSWNHFACNINEKMIRETADALVSTGLSKLGYEYVNIDDCWAEIARDDKGNLVPKNSTFPSGMKALADYVHAKGLKIGIYSDAGYFTCSKTMPGSLGHEEQDAKTFAAWGIDYLKYDNCNNGNIKPTIRYPVMTRALMKAGRPIFLSLCEWGDLHPALWGDKLGNSWRTTNDINDSWESMISRADLNEIYADYARPGGWNDPDMLEVGNGGMTKDEYIVHFSLWAISKAPLLLGCDLRNLTKETKAIVTNTEVIAVNQDPLGVQAKKVRSEGDLEVWAGPLSGYRVAVVLLNRGPWRNAISAQWDDIGIPPNSNVEARDLWEHTTLKTTFVANLTATVDSHACKLYILKPIS, encoded by the exons ATGGAGTGCCGGAGTTACTGCAAAGCACCGGCAGTGGTGGTGTTTGTTTTAGCGTTCTCATTGGTAATGCTGGAAACTACTGTTTCAGCCACTTCTAGAATGACGGAGATCGCCTCCGACGGTGATTTGCTCAGGCGGAATCTGCTTGCTAATGGCCTTGGAGTTACTCCTCCCATGGG ATGGAATAGTTGGAATCACTTTGCATGTAATATCAACGAGAAAATGATTAGAGAAACCG CTGATGCTCTGGTTTCTACTGGACTTTCGAAGCTTGGATATGAATATGTCAATATCG ATGATTGCTGGGCTGAGATAGCTCGTGATGATAAG GGTAATCTGGTGCCGAAGAATTCGACATTTCCATCTGGTATGAAGGCTCTTGCAGACTATGTTCACGCAAAGGGCCTTAAAATTGGAATTTATTCAGATGCTGG GTATTTTACTTGCAGCAAAACCATGCCTGGCTCTCTTGGCCACGAGGAGCAAGACGCCAAAACTTTTGCTGCTTGG GGGATTGACTATTTGAAGTATGATAATTGCAACAATGGTAACATTAAGCCAACTATTag atATCCAGTTATGACGCGGGCACTGATGAAGGCCGGGCGTCCGATCTTCTTATCTCTTTGTGAATG GGGAGACCTGCACCCTGCTTTGTGGGGCGATAAATTAGGAAACAGCTGGAGAACTACTAACGACATCAATGATTCATGGGAGAG TATGATATCTAGAGCAGACCTCAATGAAATATATGCTGATTACGCAAGACCCGGTGGCTGGAATG ATCCTGACATGCTGGAGGTTGGTAATGGAGGGATGACTAAAGATGAGTATATCGTTCACTTTAGTCTTTGGGCCATATCCAAG GCACCCCTTCTTCTTGGTTGTGATTTGAGGAAtctaacaaaagaaacaaaggcAATCGTTACGAACACAGAAGTCATTGCAGTTAACCAAG ATCCCCTGGGTGTCCAGGCCAAGAAAGTCAGAAGTGAAGGTGATTTAGAG GTTTGGGCAGGGCCTCTTTCTGGCTACCGAGTAGCGGTTGTGTTGCTGAACCGAGGGCCATGGCGTAATGCAATCTCGGCACAATGGGACGACATTGGTATCCCTCCAAACAGTAATGTTGAAGCAAGAGATCTTTGGGAG CATACCACTTTGAAAACTACTTTTGTGGCAAATTTGACTGCTACTGTGGATTCTCATGCCTgcaaactatatattttgaagCCAATTTCTTGA
- the LOC101211924 gene encoding alpha-galactosidase-like precursor, giving the protein MALPPSSPSVMLLLYFLLFWTFLLGGNGNGNGVVVAAASRSTALRFATEFDSASSRRILLNNGLALTPPMGWNSWNHFQCNLNENLIKETADAMVSTGLAALGYQYINLDDCWAELDRDSKGNLVAKASTFPSGIKALADYVHRKGLKLGIYSDAGIRTCSKRMPGSLGHEEQDAKTFASWGIDYLKYDNCENTGTSPKERYPKMTKALQQSGRPILFSLCEWGQEDPATWAVNVGNSWRTTSDIQDNWISMTTIADQNDKWASYAKPGGWNDPDMLEVGNGGMTIAEYRSHFSIWALAKAPLLIGCDIRSMDNNTMKLLSNKEVIAVNQDKLGVQGKKVHKYGDLEVWAGLLSGKRVAVVLWNRSLWRANITAYWSDIGLSSSTTVTARDLWEHSSQVVRHHLTAQVDSHDCKMFVLTPH; this is encoded by the exons ATGGCTCTTCCCCCATCTTCACCTTCAGTTATGCTTCTACTCTACTTCCTCCTTTTCTGGACGTTCTTGCTAGGTGGCAATGGCAATGGCAATGGCGTTGTGGTGGCCGCAGCTTCTCGATCGACAGCTCTACGGTTTGCCACTGAGTTTGATTCTGCTTCCTCTAGGAGAATTCTTCTTAACAATGGTCTCGCTCTAACTCCTCCGATGGG ATGGAATAGTTGGAACCATTTTCAATGTAATTTAAACGAGAATTTAATCAAGGAAACAG CGGATGCAATGGTATCCACCGGACTTGCTGCATTAGGATATCAGTATATCAATTTAG ATGATTGTTGGGCTGAACTTGACAGAGACTCTAAG GGTAATTTGGTTGCTAAAGCTTCAACGTTCCCTTCTGGTATTAAGGCCCTAGCAGATTATGTTCATAGAAAAGGGCTCAAGCTTGGAATTTATTCGGATGCTGG GATCCGAACTTGCAGTAAAAGGATGCCTGGTTCCCTTGGTCACGAAGAACAAGATGCAAAAACTTTTGCCTCATGG GGGATTGATTACTTGAAGTATGATAACTGTGAAAATACTGGGACAAGCCCAAAAGAAAG GTATCCAAAGATGACTAAAGCCTTACAACAATCTGGGAGACCCATACTTTTTTCATTATGCGAATG GGGACAAGAAGATCCAGCAACTTGGGCAGTAAATGTAGGAAATAGTTGGAGAACAACATCAGATATTCAAGATAACTGGATTAG CATGACAACCATTGCTGATCAGAATGACAAATGGGCTTCTTACGCTAAACCAGGAGGATGGAATG aTCCTGACATGCTTGAAGTGGGGAATGGAGGGATGACCATTGCAGAATACCGTTCTCATTTTAGCATTTGGGCACTGGCAAAA GCTCCATTGCTGATTGGATGTGACATCAGATCAATGGACAACAACACCATGAAACTGTTAAGTAACAAGGAGGTTATTGCAGTTAATCAGG ATAAGCTTGGAGTACAAGGAAAGAAGGTCCATAAATATGGAGACCTCGAG GTTTGGGCAGGGCTGCTGAGTGGTAAAAGAGTCGCTGTGGTTCTATGGAACAGAAGTTTATGGCGAGCCAATATCACGGCATATTGGTCTGATATAGGTTTGAGTTCATCAACTACAGTTACTGCTCGAGACCTATGGGAG CATTCCAGCCAGGTGGTTCGACATCACCTTACTGCTCAAGTAGACTCTCATGACTGTAAGATGTTTGTCCTCACACCTCACTAA